A single window of Dermacentor albipictus isolate Rhodes 1998 colony chromosome 1, USDA_Dalb.pri_finalv2, whole genome shotgun sequence DNA harbors:
- the LOC139054697 gene encoding mitochondrial protein C2orf69, with translation MCRRSLWLLANLFSKSLSQSFSAFTMAATTDTCARSSAERFEKVEGLTGKFNDLVLKSPEKTGDGNQVVVFFGGDIQDFPEAMMKHRDNRRYVQWNLDNMATLMGKHFPSAHCIVVRPNRLQYLTFSCYDNFVEGNDMGAPTHEFSITALEHLLALLNSLSEMLNNKTNKAKYDPIATGVLELPLVLIGFSKGCVVLNQFLYAIKALEVQADDDVIALVHRIKAMYWLDGGHSGGSNTWVTKEVILKSFRQCDIKVYIHVTPYQVLCTSRPWIGKEEKVFRETLRKLGVDVTRKIYHEDDLPSLEMHFSVLEEFKEAG, from the exons ATGTGCAGACGTTCATTGTGGCTGCTGGCCAATTTATTCAGCAAGTCCCTTTCCCAATCGTTTAGCGCCTTTACTATGGCGGCAACAACGGACACTTGCGCGCGATCTTCCGCTGAAAGGTTTGAAAAAGTAGAAGGCCTTACGGGGAAGTTTAATGATCTGGTATTAAAGTCGCCAGAGAAGACGGGAGACGGAAACCAAGTTGTGGTTTTCTTTGGTGGCGACATCCAG GACTTCCCAGAGGCGATGATGAAGCATCGTGATAACAGGCGATATGTCCAGTGGAACCttgacaacatggccacattaATGGGAAAGCACTTCCCCAGTGCCCACTGCATCGTTGTAAGGCCAAACAGGCTTCAGTACCTCACATTCAGCTGCTATGACAACTTTGTTGAGGGCAACGACATGGGGGCACCAACTCATGAATTCAGCATTACTGCGTTGGAGCACCTACTTGCTCTACTCAACAGCTTGTCTGAAATGCtgaacaacaaaacaaacaagGCAAAGTATGACCCTATTGCCACAGGCGTACTGGAGCTCCCGCTTGTGCTAATTGGATTCAGCAAAGGTTGTGTTGTTCTCAACCAGTTTCTCTATGCTATCAAGGCACTAGAGgtccaggctgatgatgatgtcatTGCGCTCGTCCATAGAATAAAGGCTATGTACTGGTTGGATGGTGGTCACTCCGGTGGATCTAATACATGGGTAACCAAGGAAGTTATCTTGAAATCATTTCGACAGTGCGATATCAAAGTTTATATCCATGTGACTCCATACCAAGTGCTGTGCACCTCAAGGCCCTGGATAGGCAAAGAAGAGAAAGTGTTTAGAGAGACTTTGAGAAAACTGGGAGTTGATGTGACACGAAAGATCTACCATGAAGACGACCTTCCATCGTTGGAAATGCACTTCAGTGTGCTTGAGGAGTTCAAGGAGGCTGGATAA